A genomic segment from Alteribacillus bidgolensis encodes:
- a CDS encoding anti-repressor SinI family protein encodes MKVMVPAKLDREWVKLIKEAKGAGLTVEEVKEFLYQEYKSKTK; translated from the coding sequence ATGAAAGTAATGGTGCCAGCAAAGTTGGATCGAGAATGGGTGAAATTGATAAAAGAAGCGAAAGGGGCTGGACTAACCGTAGAGGAAGTGAAGGAGTTTTTATATCAAGAATATAAAAGTAAAACTAAATAG
- a CDS encoding helix-turn-helix domain-containing protein, with protein MIGKKIRLYRRTKGMSLTELSRKANISKSYLSYIERDVKQNPSIEVLKKIAAVMDITVEELIEDSLPSIYKEEHYLDEEWLNLIQEAIDAGISKEQFKDFQEYIKYEKWSRHHKKKKKDGIKNIN; from the coding sequence ATGATAGGAAAGAAAATAAGACTTTACCGCCGAACGAAAGGAATGTCTCTTACAGAGCTTTCTAGAAAAGCAAACATATCTAAATCATATTTAAGCTATATTGAAAGAGACGTAAAACAAAATCCTTCGATCGAAGTCTTAAAAAAAATTGCCGCAGTCATGGATATTACTGTAGAAGAACTAATAGAAGATTCTCTTCCTTCAATATATAAAGAAGAGCATTACCTCGATGAAGAATGGTTGAACTTAATTCAAGAAGCCATTGATGCAGGGATAAGTAAAGAGCAGTTTAAAGACTTTCAAGAATACATTAAGTATGAAAAATGGAGCAGACACCATAAAAAGAAAAAAAAAGATGGAATCAAAAATATAAATTGA
- the brnQ gene encoding branched-chain amino acid transport system II carrier protein yields MEQLNRKDTLFIGLMLFALFFGAGNLIFPPFLGQEAGTNYWIAILGFVITGVGLPVLGVIAIAINGSSIETITKRVSIRFAIIFTFILYLAIGPFFGIPRAMNVSFEMGAMPFLSDHVYDAALFIYSILFFIVVYWLSLNPSKMVKRIGNIITPILLAAIILLVAGSALSGFVTGGQAPGEGYSTNPLTSGILEGYLTMDAIAALAFGLVIVSSIKEHGINNKQSILKTASIAGIIAGIGLVVVYTAIGWLGVQSAPQQTFENGSQILSYAANQTFGITGTLILGIIVTLACLTTCVGLVTACGQYFHGVFPKVRYHILTLIITIISLAAANLGLNTIISISIPVLVAIYPIAIVLILLSLIEYKASLSKAYFRGAVIGTALISVYDGLRELGIELSLLNHLYSFLPLFELGLGWIWPAAAGIIISRFIRKARVN; encoded by the coding sequence TTGGAACAACTAAATAGAAAAGATACTTTATTTATAGGATTAATGCTTTTTGCGTTATTTTTCGGAGCCGGAAATTTAATTTTTCCTCCTTTTCTCGGTCAAGAAGCCGGGACGAATTACTGGATCGCCATATTGGGATTTGTCATTACAGGTGTAGGCCTTCCTGTCCTTGGAGTTATAGCAATTGCCATTAACGGCAGCAGCATTGAGACGATTACCAAAAGAGTCAGTATTCGTTTTGCAATTATTTTCACTTTTATTTTGTACCTTGCAATAGGTCCATTTTTTGGTATTCCTCGAGCTATGAATGTGTCATTTGAAATGGGTGCTATGCCTTTTCTTTCTGATCATGTATATGATGCGGCTTTATTTATTTATTCGATTTTGTTTTTTATTGTGGTTTACTGGCTTAGTCTAAATCCATCAAAAATGGTTAAGCGGATCGGTAATATTATTACACCGATTTTGCTAGCTGCTATTATATTATTAGTAGCTGGAAGTGCGTTGAGTGGATTTGTTACAGGAGGACAAGCTCCAGGAGAAGGTTATTCCACTAATCCTTTAACAAGTGGAATATTAGAGGGTTACCTTACGATGGATGCAATAGCTGCATTAGCATTTGGTCTTGTGATTGTCTCTTCCATTAAAGAACATGGTATAAATAATAAACAATCGATTCTTAAAACAGCATCTATCGCGGGAATAATTGCCGGAATCGGACTGGTTGTTGTGTATACTGCTATTGGATGGTTAGGGGTGCAAAGTGCCCCGCAGCAAACCTTTGAGAATGGAAGCCAAATTCTTTCATATGCTGCGAACCAAACGTTTGGAATAACAGGTACACTAATACTTGGAATTATCGTTACACTTGCTTGTTTAACCACTTGCGTAGGACTTGTGACTGCCTGCGGTCAGTATTTTCACGGCGTTTTTCCAAAGGTGCGTTATCATATTTTAACATTAATCATTACTATTATTAGCCTTGCCGCTGCCAACTTGGGGCTAAATACTATCATATCTATTTCTATTCCTGTACTTGTAGCTATTTACCCGATAGCAATCGTTCTTATTCTACTGTCATTAATAGAATACAAAGCATCACTTAGCAAAGCCTATTTTAGAGGTGCTGTTATAGGAACTGCTCTTATCAGCGTTTATGATGGTCTGCGGGAATTAGGAATAGAATTATCCTTGTTAAATCATCTCTATAGCTTTTTGCCTTTATTTGAACTAGGATTAGGCTGGATATGGCCGGCAGCAGCGGGCATAATAATCAGCCGCTTTATAAGAAAAGCACGAGTAAACTGA
- a CDS encoding helix-turn-helix domain-containing protein, with product MIGDRVKKYRKEKNLSLTELAEKAGVAKSYLSAIERNIQTNPSIQFLEKISKVLNVSVDALIKEELNIDEKDLDDEWLAIVQEAMDSGVSKEQFKEFLEFNKWRTHKQ from the coding sequence ATGATTGGGGACCGGGTGAAGAAATATCGCAAAGAGAAAAACTTGTCATTAACGGAGTTGGCTGAAAAAGCTGGGGTAGCGAAATCTTATTTAAGTGCGATAGAAAGAAATATTCAAACGAACCCTTCCATTCAATTTTTAGAGAAGATTTCAAAAGTATTAAATGTATCTGTCGATGCTTTAATAAAAGAAGAATTAAATATTGACGAAAAAGATCTTGATGATGAGTGGCTGGCAATAGTCCAAGAAGCAATGGATTCAGGGGTTTCAAAAGAACAGTTCAAAGAATTCCTGGAATTTAATAAATGGCGCACTCATAAACAATAA
- a CDS encoding class D sortase: protein MKTAAVIIFLAGVFVFLYPEIEEYTTDSEQKQLMDDWDKEQIAPSEIDVNNDVKERYMELNNIFDRDEENPAVEDESDESSDQKNHSRPSTIGVLRIPAIDAELPVVEGATEENLRTAAGHLEGTALLGKKGNSAIAAHRSHTHGRMFNRLDEVEDGDDIVIEDETGEKTYSVFNKTVVSPNDTSVLTQDTDGEAIVTLITCTPMKNPTHRLIVQGKYKE, encoded by the coding sequence GTGAAAACAGCAGCAGTTATAATATTTTTGGCAGGAGTCTTTGTGTTTTTGTATCCCGAAATTGAGGAATACACGACTGACTCAGAACAGAAGCAGCTAATGGATGATTGGGATAAAGAACAAATAGCACCCTCAGAAATAGATGTTAATAATGATGTGAAGGAAAGGTATATGGAGTTAAATAATATTTTTGATCGTGATGAGGAAAATCCAGCAGTAGAAGACGAGTCGGATGAATCCTCGGATCAAAAAAACCATTCACGCCCATCAACGATTGGTGTATTACGTATTCCTGCCATAGATGCAGAACTTCCAGTTGTAGAAGGGGCAACGGAAGAAAATTTACGTACAGCGGCTGGACATTTGGAAGGCACTGCCTTATTAGGAAAAAAAGGAAATAGTGCTATTGCGGCGCATCGAAGCCATACACACGGTCGAATGTTTAACAGGCTTGATGAAGTAGAGGATGGAGATGACATTGTAATAGAAGATGAGACAGGAGAAAAAACGTATTCCGTTTTTAATAAAACAGTCGTTTCTCCTAATGACACATCTGTTTTAACGCAAGATACAGATGGGGAAGCGATTGTGACACTTATTACGTGCACGCCGATGAAAAATCCAACTCACCGTTTAATCGTTCAAGGCAAATATAAGGAATAA
- a CDS encoding 3-dehydroquinate synthase II — translation MAADNRKDVSLTHGVVTKIKPAGLGTRVCIDCADLLTPTEGVLVGNTGYGYMLVLSENRSTDTYPPRPFRINAGGLHQYLFQDDQTVYLSELRGGNSLYIYNGSEQKEVPVGRVKMEKRELVRVELETEGTHISATLQYADSVSLLNKNHEVVSVKDLKEGDKIFCCIDEPGRHLGKKINEEINEY, via the coding sequence ATGGCAGCAGATAATAGGAAAGACGTATCCTTAACTCATGGAGTTGTTACAAAAATCAAACCAGCTGGACTAGGTACAAGAGTCTGCATCGATTGTGCAGATCTTTTAACCCCGACAGAAGGAGTATTGGTTGGAAACACTGGTTATGGTTATATGCTTGTGTTATCTGAAAATCGTTCTACCGATACATATCCGCCAAGACCGTTTCGGATTAATGCCGGAGGACTTCACCAATATTTGTTTCAAGATGATCAAACTGTTTATTTGTCTGAGCTAAGAGGCGGGAATTCTTTATATATATATAATGGTTCAGAACAAAAGGAAGTACCAGTAGGCAGAGTAAAAATGGAAAAAAGAGAATTAGTTCGGGTGGAATTAGAGACAGAAGGCACGCATATTTCTGCTACTTTGCAATACGCTGATAGTGTATCTCTCTTAAATAAAAATCATGAAGTTGTTTCCGTCAAAGATCTAAAGGAAGGTGACAAGATATTTTGCTGTATAGATGAACCAGGGAGGCACTTAGGGAAAAAAATCAATGAAGAAATAAATGAATACTAA
- a CDS encoding cation:proton antiporter encodes MFHSILSHLMLIGVIGIGSQWFAWRFRMPAIVVMSVAGLLIGPVFGIMNPKEDFGSLFNPIISMAVAIILFEGSLNLDFREIRGLGKSVFRIITLGAFLAWILGSLTAFFVAGLSWAISFVIGGLFIVTGPTVILPLLRQAKLKPRPAAILKWEGIVVDPFGALLAVFAFEIIQFLTNESVTVEALILFFLASLFAIAVGWGCGKGIGTMFERGYVPEFLKSPIVFAVVIACFTLADEVMHETGLLAVTAMGMTLANMHIASLSDMRHFKENISVLLISGIFIMLTASLERETLMQIFDPNIIAYVILMLIVVRPLSIWLSTMNTELSFKEKALVGWIAPRGIVALTVAGYFANVLTEAGYPGASIVTPLTFALVFATVCAHGFTLGPLANKLGLSLEGKPGVVIVGGSAFSTALARVLKESGIPVLVADTSFEYLFNSRKAGVPYYRGEILSEQTEYYLDMTPYEKLIAATDRDSYNSLVCTTFVPEIGRNDLYQLSWHDDDREHPNDLVQRIGGRVLFRKGATYEELNQKVKNGYIFRKTKLTKQYSFGKYKDEREPDTLLLFILKHTGKVEFFTTEVNNFKPEPGDTIISLSPPVKEQQKIDAKLDSQRQNGKNNNGSKNGQSS; translated from the coding sequence ATGTTTCATTCAATATTATCTCATCTCATGCTTATTGGCGTTATAGGTATCGGTTCACAATGGTTTGCTTGGCGCTTTCGTATGCCGGCTATTGTCGTAATGTCTGTTGCTGGTTTGTTAATTGGTCCCGTATTTGGAATTATGAATCCAAAAGAAGATTTCGGGTCATTATTTAATCCCATTATTTCCATGGCTGTAGCCATTATATTATTTGAAGGCAGCTTAAATCTCGACTTTCGAGAAATTAGAGGATTGGGGAAGTCAGTATTTCGAATTATTACGTTGGGTGCGTTTCTTGCATGGATTCTAGGTTCATTAACAGCTTTTTTTGTAGCTGGTTTATCTTGGGCCATTTCCTTTGTTATTGGAGGGCTATTTATTGTAACCGGTCCGACGGTGATTCTTCCGTTGTTGCGGCAGGCTAAGCTAAAGCCTAGGCCTGCAGCGATATTAAAATGGGAAGGAATTGTCGTAGACCCGTTTGGAGCTTTACTCGCCGTATTTGCTTTTGAAATTATTCAATTTTTAACAAATGAATCGGTTACTGTGGAAGCTTTAATATTATTCTTTTTAGCCTCTCTTTTTGCTATAGCAGTAGGCTGGGGATGCGGTAAAGGAATCGGTACTATGTTTGAGCGCGGCTATGTACCTGAGTTTTTAAAATCCCCTATCGTATTTGCTGTGGTCATTGCTTGTTTTACTCTCGCGGATGAAGTGATGCATGAAACAGGACTGCTTGCTGTCACAGCAATGGGGATGACGCTTGCTAATATGCATATTGCTTCGTTAAGTGATATGCGCCATTTTAAAGAAAATATATCTGTGCTGCTTATTTCAGGCATTTTTATTATGTTAACTGCTTCTTTAGAGCGGGAAACACTTATGCAGATATTTGACCCTAATATTATTGCTTATGTGATTCTCATGTTAATTGTCGTAAGGCCGCTCTCTATTTGGCTGTCTACCATGAATACAGAACTCTCCTTCAAAGAGAAAGCGCTGGTGGGGTGGATTGCTCCGCGTGGTATTGTAGCTTTAACCGTAGCTGGTTATTTTGCCAATGTTTTAACAGAAGCAGGGTATCCAGGGGCATCTATTGTAACACCGCTGACGTTTGCACTTGTGTTTGCTACCGTTTGTGCTCACGGTTTTACACTTGGACCGTTGGCAAATAAACTAGGCTTATCACTAGAAGGAAAACCTGGTGTGGTTATTGTGGGAGGCAGTGCGTTCAGCACGGCTTTAGCTCGTGTGCTCAAAGAGTCAGGTATACCGGTTTTGGTTGCGGATACATCCTTTGAATATCTTTTTAATTCTAGAAAAGCAGGGGTCCCGTATTATCGTGGAGAAATTCTTTCAGAACAGACAGAGTATTATTTGGATATGACCCCGTATGAAAAACTTATCGCTGCTACTGATAGAGACTCTTACAATTCTCTTGTATGTACGACATTTGTGCCTGAAATCGGCCGTAACGATTTATATCAATTAAGCTGGCATGATGACGACCGCGAGCATCCGAATGATCTGGTACAGCGAATAGGAGGAAGGGTTTTATTTAGAAAAGGAGCTACGTATGAAGAGCTTAATCAAAAGGTGAAAAATGGGTATATATTCCGTAAAACCAAATTAACGAAACAATATAGTTTTGGGAAATATAAGGACGAAAGAGAGCCAGATACCCTTCTTCTCTTTATCCTCAAGCATACAGGAAAAGTTGAATTTTTTACCACGGAAGTCAATAACTTTAAACCAGAGCCTGGCGATACTATCATCAGCCTGAGTCCACCAGTCAAAGAACAGCAAAAAATAGATGCAAAATTAGATTCTCAACGTCAGAATGGAAAAAATAATAATGGATCAAAAAACGGACAGTCTTCTTAA
- a CDS encoding LPXTG cell wall anchor domain-containing protein, whose translation MKKTNINKMYKASICVLIVYFLSINYVYAAKKLVEIDDDNFMQISNFAPGGSYETGIDVKNVSENPIKYSISVERTGGSKKFFRNLQVVIKTNDVTRYEGSFAKAEKIAMGTLNSNKNIPVTFYVHFPEESGNKYQGLSANLSVRVDAKQTNSEPDPDLPEDDPEDEPENPDPKEPYEPEQPEHPSNPNNPEDSGDPKNPGSPENPENPEDSTPENLDQPDEPGLPDDPENPNDNLERPEDPETEDPEDDRSIVPGGNDGPEPGPLPQTGETGNMLFYLIGILGMTIGVCLYQTALQSPSLRLMRKV comes from the coding sequence GTGAAAAAAACAAACATAAATAAAATGTATAAAGCATCCATATGCGTGTTAATTGTTTATTTCCTTTCTATTAATTACGTTTATGCTGCTAAAAAATTAGTCGAGATTGATGATGATAATTTTATGCAGATTAGCAATTTTGCTCCGGGCGGTTCATATGAGACCGGAATAGATGTGAAAAATGTGAGCGAAAATCCAATAAAATATTCTATCTCTGTAGAACGAACAGGCGGCTCCAAAAAATTCTTTAGAAATTTACAGGTAGTTATCAAAACAAACGACGTTACACGTTATGAAGGAAGTTTTGCTAAGGCAGAAAAAATTGCGATGGGAACATTGAATAGTAACAAGAACATACCTGTCACGTTTTATGTACACTTCCCTGAAGAAAGCGGGAACAAATATCAGGGTCTTTCTGCTAATCTTTCTGTAAGGGTAGATGCTAAACAAACGAATAGCGAGCCTGACCCAGATCTTCCAGAAGATGACCCGGAAGACGAACCTGAAAACCCAGATCCAAAAGAACCATATGAACCAGAGCAGCCAGAACATCCCTCTAATCCAAATAATCCAGAAGATTCAGGGGACCCAAAAAATCCGGGTAGTCCTGAAAATCCAGAAAACCCAGAAGATTCAACTCCAGAAAATCTCGATCAGCCAGATGAGCCTGGATTGCCTGATGATCCAGAAAACCCAAATGATAATCTTGAAAGACCGGAGGATCCTGAAACAGAGGACCCGGAAGATGATCGATCTATTGTTCCCGGAGGGAATGATGGGCCAGAACCGGGACCTTTACCGCAAACTGGAGAAACAGGGAACATGCTATTTTATTTAATAGGAATTTTAGGAATGACTATAGGAGTCTGCTTATACCAAACCGCGTTACAATCACCTTCTTTACGTTTAATGAGAAAAGTGTAA
- a CDS encoding diacylglycerol/lipid kinase family protein, whose protein sequence is MFKSALLLINGNYAQDDIQKNIEPTAGILASHIEEVVIRQTQYKGHTEKICKEAGNQYEAIFIIGGDGTLHECVNGLADLDNPPVTGILPGGTCNDFSRSLQIPQPLKRAAETLIKGQVRYLDIGKMNDRYFLNFYGIGLIAETSENINENLKGVFGKVSYFISALQMVNNTRPFSFTLETKEQTVEGEAVMVLISNGNVIGTNKLPFQNNVMDDGEFDIFIISEGGAALLREYFNAKNPFAWEADQSDIQHYRSSYVRLETPQPMKADTDGELYMKTPVTINNLHQKLPFLIPNE, encoded by the coding sequence ATGTTTAAAAGTGCGCTTTTGTTAATAAATGGGAATTATGCTCAAGATGATATTCAAAAAAACATTGAGCCGACAGCTGGAATATTAGCTTCACACATAGAAGAAGTAGTCATCCGTCAAACGCAGTATAAAGGTCATACAGAGAAAATTTGTAAAGAGGCAGGAAATCAGTATGAGGCTATCTTTATTATCGGCGGAGACGGTACTCTTCATGAATGTGTGAATGGTTTAGCTGATTTGGATAACCCACCTGTCACTGGGATATTGCCAGGAGGCACCTGTAATGATTTTTCAAGGTCTCTTCAGATTCCTCAGCCATTAAAAAGAGCGGCGGAAACATTAATAAAAGGCCAGGTGCGATACTTAGATATAGGAAAAATGAATGACCGGTATTTTTTAAATTTTTATGGTATAGGCTTAATTGCGGAAACATCCGAAAATATTAATGAAAATTTAAAAGGAGTATTTGGAAAAGTAAGTTATTTTATCAGTGCGTTACAAATGGTTAATAATACAAGGCCTTTTTCATTTACTCTAGAAACAAAAGAACAAACAGTAGAAGGAGAAGCAGTTATGGTGCTTATTTCTAATGGGAATGTTATAGGGACGAATAAACTTCCATTTCAAAATAACGTAATGGACGATGGAGAATTTGATATATTTATCATAAGCGAAGGAGGGGCAGCTTTATTACGGGAGTATTTTAATGCCAAAAATCCATTTGCTTGGGAGGCAGATCAAAGCGATATACAACATTACCGCAGCAGTTATGTTCGTTTAGAAACCCCACAGCCAATGAAAGCCGACACAGACGGGGAGTTATATATGAAAACACCCGTTACTATTAACAATCTGCATCAAAAACTTCCTTTTCTAATCCCGAATGAATAA
- a CDS encoding anti-repressor SinI family protein, with protein MSGNNHDMKLDEEWIVLIHEAKNIGLTPYDVKSILRLEQNKK; from the coding sequence ATGAGTGGTAATAATCACGATATGAAGCTTGATGAGGAGTGGATCGTGCTGATACATGAAGCAAAAAACATAGGATTAACGCCATATGATGTGAAATCTATTTTAAGGTTAGAACAAAATAAGAAATAA
- a CDS encoding signal peptidase I produces the protein MKLIKKLLVILSLCTFLYAAYLFIYNSQNPDEIPKLFGYQTVKVLSGSMEPTFSAGDLLFLKETEEIKVGSVILFEQKGVLVTHRVVDVDTSGFRTKGDANTVLDANIVSPHEVRGIYAFHIPLFGYVIESIASIYSIMIGVFLISFTWIFSNYHRILKVLGLRKKYVRYKPQDLDV, from the coding sequence ATGAAGCTGATAAAAAAGCTGCTGGTGATCCTCAGCCTTTGCACCTTTTTATATGCAGCTTACCTATTCATATATAACAGTCAAAACCCGGACGAAATTCCAAAACTATTCGGATATCAGACAGTAAAGGTACTTTCAGGAAGCATGGAACCGACTTTTTCTGCAGGAGATTTATTATTCCTGAAAGAAACAGAAGAAATCAAAGTAGGTTCGGTCATACTCTTTGAACAAAAAGGTGTGCTTGTTACGCATCGTGTAGTAGATGTGGATACAAGTGGCTTTCGTACTAAAGGAGATGCGAATACTGTTTTGGATGCTAACATCGTTTCTCCGCATGAAGTCAGAGGCATATATGCTTTTCATATTCCTTTGTTTGGGTATGTTATCGAAAGTATTGCCAGTATATACAGTATTATGATAGGTGTTTTCTTGATTTCATTTACCTGGATATTCAGCAATTATCATCGAATTTTAAAAGTTTTAGGGCTGAGAAAAAAATATGTTCGCTACAAACCACAAGACTTAGATGTGTAA
- a CDS encoding winged helix-turn-helix transcriptional regulator — MKLTLDVVCGKWKAIILMELFGRTLRFGEIKKRIPDINHQTLIKQLKELENDELITRKSYPVVPPKVEYSLTEYGKSIDELLYLMEEWGRQHFSRMQNRIETNEEKPKEKA, encoded by the coding sequence GTGAAACTGACATTAGATGTGGTATGTGGAAAGTGGAAGGCTATTATTTTAATGGAGCTGTTTGGGAGGACTCTTCGCTTTGGGGAGATTAAGAAAAGAATACCTGATATTAATCATCAGACATTAATAAAGCAGTTAAAAGAACTAGAAAACGATGAATTGATCACTAGGAAGTCTTATCCTGTTGTTCCTCCAAAGGTGGAATATTCATTAACTGAGTATGGAAAATCTATTGATGAACTATTATACTTAATGGAAGAATGGGGAAGACAACATTTCTCTAGAATGCAAAATAGAATAGAGACGAACGAAGAAAAACCGAAAGAAAAAGCGTAA
- a CDS encoding signal peptidase I has protein sequence MAKRLVRFSFNRLLVVLFVLFLAAVFLIVQGRMNPDQVPSLFGYHPLTVLSNSMEPEFSAGDMVIAKQVNPETIETGDVITYYDEESQIITHRVIETTTESGEAVFQTQGDNNNVEDDYVVAADQVIGTVNFSLPYGGYVAEFLRSPLGMVLFIIIPVCTFVGITIYERLGKDEESEQSEQTI, from the coding sequence ATGGCCAAACGCCTTGTCCGCTTTTCATTCAATAGGTTACTAGTTGTTCTCTTTGTTCTCTTTTTAGCAGCTGTATTTCTTATAGTGCAAGGGAGAATGAATCCAGATCAAGTACCATCGTTATTTGGCTACCATCCATTAACTGTCTTGTCAAATAGTATGGAGCCGGAGTTCTCGGCAGGGGATATGGTCATAGCTAAACAAGTGAACCCCGAAACAATTGAAACTGGAGATGTTATAACCTATTACGATGAGGAAAGTCAGATAATCACACACAGGGTGATAGAAACGACCACCGAAAGCGGAGAGGCCGTCTTTCAAACCCAGGGTGATAACAATAACGTAGAAGATGATTACGTTGTAGCTGCAGATCAAGTAATAGGAACGGTCAATTTCTCGCTTCCATATGGAGGTTATGTAGCTGAGTTCTTAAGAAGTCCACTTGGCATGGTTTTATTTATTATAATTCCAGTCTGTACTTTCGTAGGAATAACCATTTATGAACGTTTGGGAAAAGACGAAGAAAGTGAACAATCAGAGCAAACAATCTAG
- a CDS encoding TasA family protein: MKKTKKALIATTMAGVMAVGAGFGTYSWFTDTQSTDGEIEAGTLTLNDLSGYTVFEDDNIQPIDPNVTPDLITEGETIKVENTGSLEMVPRLQLDVDIKDADGNDANSTLSDEYMITMNFERNDMNWSETISADQVINNRGFVDPDWFPSDAGFKYPLGSGDSFDVSFDVYLNKDAENEYQGSSLTGTLTVEGGQSVDGAEFEDGTETDGSGN, from the coding sequence ATGAAAAAGACAAAAAAAGCGTTGATCGCAACAACAATGGCTGGGGTTATGGCAGTAGGGGCAGGATTTGGAACATATTCTTGGTTTACCGATACTCAGTCTACTGATGGGGAAATTGAAGCAGGTACTCTCACGTTAAATGATCTCTCCGGATACACTGTTTTCGAAGATGATAACATTCAACCAATCGATCCTAATGTAACTCCGGATCTGATCACTGAAGGAGAAACTATCAAAGTAGAAAATACAGGGTCCCTTGAAATGGTACCTCGTTTACAACTTGACGTTGACATTAAAGACGCTGATGGAAATGATGCTAATAGTACATTAAGCGATGAATATATGATTACAATGAATTTTGAAAGAAATGACATGAATTGGTCGGAAACAATTTCTGCAGATCAAGTCATTAATAACAGAGGATTTGTAGATCCTGACTGGTTTCCATCCGATGCTGGATTCAAGTATCCGTTAGGATCTGGAGATTCTTTTGATGTGAGTTTTGATGTGTACCTAAATAAAGATGCAGAAAATGAATATCAAGGATCTTCTCTTACTGGTACGCTTACTGTAGAAGGCGGACAAAGTGTTGATGGTGCTGAATTCGAAGATGGTACTGAAACTGATGGTTCTGGAAACTAA
- a CDS encoding STAS domain-containing protein — MTIKLMKSWKRLFESKNKQFRYLIFDLSGVHYIDTYVTSYLIKIINSLKMMGVKVIITGLTRQQLFQS; from the coding sequence ATGACAATCAAGCTCATGAAATCATGGAAAAGACTCTTCGAAAGTAAAAATAAACAGTTCCGCTATCTTATCTTTGATCTTTCCGGTGTTCATTATATTGACACCTACGTAACCAGTTATTTAATTAAAATTATTAACTCATTAAAAATGATGGGGGTAAAAGTCATTATAACTGGTTTAACCCGGCAACAGCTATTTCAATCGTAA